One part of the Coffea eugenioides isolate CCC68of chromosome 10, Ceug_1.0, whole genome shotgun sequence genome encodes these proteins:
- the LOC113749675 gene encoding pentatricopeptide repeat-containing protein At4g18520, chloroplastic-like gives MFSPVFPSAQISVFELQSRTLFGAHPDTKQFQRTQSHKTIPRFTGENSSCLSDYRTSCTLQTDPGSPDDYNGATCFNHSLVVPEFRLAAKWLQSSRNTKEIKKIHACILKCVNDLEVFCYNNLISQYIKHGRLVQARNVFDKMSQRNVVSWTAMLNGYIIFGLFSDAARHFMEFAENGIPWNSKTFVCVLNLCCKRLDFELGKQVHARMLKGCFSGLILDSAVVYFYVQGGDLENAFRVFNWMNKRDVVCWTTIITACSQHGRGEEAFQMFSRMLADGFEPNEYTVCSVLDACGEEMGLKLGKQLHGAIVKRQYRMDIFLGTSLVDMYAKCGEMEDSRMVFDGMRKRNTVTWTSLIAGYARNGLGEEAIRQFRVMQRRRIAANNLTMVSILRACGLLGALQMGKEVHAQVFRNHVQGNIFIGSALVWLYCRCVNYSAASKVLQDMPLRDVVSWTSMISGCARLGHEQEALEYLKEMLGEGVDPNCFTYSSALKACAQLEDIRQGKLIHSSINKTPASSNVFVGSALIHMYAKCGHLAEAIRVFDSMPERNLVSWKAMIIAYARNGLCRDAFKLMYRMQAEGIQLDDYIFATVLTACGDVEWDVESVLKHGFDSSRSFV, from the coding sequence ATGTTCTCACCAGTATTTCCCTCAGCACAAATTTCTGTTTTTGAGCTTCAATCTCGTACCCTTTTTGGAGCTCATCCAGACACGAAGCAATTCCAAAGAACACAGAGCCACAAAACCATCCCTCGTTTTACCGGCGAAAACTCATCTTGTTTATCCGATTACCGCACTTCCTGCACACTCCAGACAGACCCCGGAAGCCCAGATGACTACAACGGCGCCACTTGTTTTAACCATTCGCTAGTTGTTCCTGAGTTCCGTTTAGCTGCCAAATGGCTTCAATCTTCTCGCAACACcaaagaaattaagaaaatccaCGCATGTATTTTGAAGTGTGTGAACGATTTAGAAGTTTTTTGTTACAATAATTTGATTTCCCAGTATATAAAACATGGTAGGTTGGTTCAAGCTAGGaatgtgtttgataaaatgtcGCAGAGAAACGTTGTTTCTTGGACAGCTATGCTTAATGGGTATATAATTTTTGGGCTATTCAGTGATGCTGCGAGGCACTTTATGGAGTTTGCTGAAAATGGGATCCCGTGGAATTCCAAAACTTTTGTCTGTGTGCTGAACTTATGTTGTAAAAGGTTGGACTTTGAACTTGGCAAGCAAGTACATGCTCGTATGCTAAAGGGTTGTTTTAGTGGGTTGATATTGGATAGTGCCGTAGTGTATTTTTACGTGCAGGGTGGTGATCTGGAAAATGCTTTTCGTGTGTTTAACTGGATGAATAAGAGGGATGTTGTCTGTTGGACAACTATTATTACTGCCTGTTCACAGCATGGGAGAGGAGAGGAGGCTTTTCAGATGTTTTCAAGGATGTTAGCTGATGGATTCGAGCCAAATGAATATACAGTATGCAGTGTCTTGGATGCTTGTGGGGAGGAAATGGGGTTGAAATTGGGGAAGCAATTGCATGGGGCCATTGTTAAGAGGCAGTATAGAATGGATATTTTTTTGGGGACTTCACTTGTGGATATGTATGCAAAGTGCGGAGAAATGGAGGATTCAAGGATGGTGTTTGATGGGATGAGGAAGAGGAACACGGTGACATGGACATCTCTTATTGCAGGATATGCTCGTAATGGGCTTGGTGAAGAAGCCATAAGACAGTTCAGGGTGATGCAGAGACGGAGGATAGCTGCAAATAACTTGACCATGGTAAGCATTCTTAGGGCATGTGGCTTACTTGGGGCCTTACAAATGGGAAAGGAGGTCCATGCACAAGTCTTCAGGAATCATGTCCAAGGCAATATTTTTATAGGGAGTGCCCTCGTGTGGCTGTACTGTAGATGTGTCAATTATTCAGCTGCATCTAAGGTCCTCCAGGACATGCCCTTAAGAGATGTAGTTTCATGGACTTCCATGATTTCCGGCTGTGCTCGTCTTGGCCATGAGCAGGAAGCTCTTGAGTACTTGAAAGAGATGTTGGGAGAGGGTGTGGATCCCAATTGTTTTACTTATTCATCAGCTCTGAAAGCATGCGCTCAGTTGGAGGATATTAGACAAGGGAAACTGATTCACTCTAGTATAAATAAGACTCCTGCTTCTTCTAATGTATTTGTAGGCAGTGCTTTGATCCATATGTATGCAAAGTGTGGACATCTTGCTGAGGCAATCCGTGTCTTTGATAGCATGCCAGAGCGAAATTTGGTTTCTTGGAAGGCGATGATAATTGCTTATGCCAGAAATGGGCTCTGCAGAGACGCTTTTAAGCTCATGTACCGGATGCAAGCTGAAGGCATTCAGTTGGATGACTACATTTTTGCTACAGTGCTTACGGCCTGTGGAGATGTTGAATGGGATGTGGAATCTGTTTTGAAGCATGGTTTTGATTCCTCTAGATCCTTCGTTTAA